In Drosophila miranda strain MSH22 chromosome XR, D.miranda_PacBio2.1, whole genome shotgun sequence, the genomic window tataaacaaaatagttcaacaaaaaaacagtcgcaatgttgctggtgttTGTagacatgatgcgtgtataggcctttgtataccctatttcgttaatattATATAAAGGTACTGTTTTCCAAGCTACTTTGAAACGTAATTGATAAAGACCTTGTCTTagattgcattttttttttgcatattcaTGCATTTGATTAGTTTCTTGTATGTTTATCCTGATTCCTGTACCaattcttggtctctgtatGAAGACCACTAATTGCAAAATATCGTTACAATACCTTTAAAACAGAAACTGTCTAGTTTCTGCACAAATTAGAGCCTAGGATGGCAAATATTTTCTCAGTTCTATAACATCCACTTCCCCCAGGGTATtggaattggcaacatttgtATATGGATTGGGACTCATTTGTTGTGAACCGGCTATTGCCAAATTtatcttccgtcgaatattacaaGCTATATAGATCTCTCAGCTTTGCCCACTTAATTTTATCCCATTTGCGAATatattttctacaagattaacTACTTTTAATTACTTGTAtctattgtattttgactaaaacacgGTTTACAAGTTAATGTTGCCCGCAACACTGTACggaatgagactcattgttgccTACCGGTTCAAAGAGAGCTTTACCCGATTAAGAGAGAGCAAAAAGAGATTTATTATCACCTGAAAAGCTTGTCTCAGAACTTCCAACGGCGAGCCAAATGCTCCGCCAAAGCTCTTGCTACACCAAAGCTTGTTTTCTTAATCACTCTCtattgctctctctctctctctatctggTGCTCTCTCTTGTAACAGCTGTTTAAATATGTGCGCGCCATATATTTTTCAATCAGAAACAACGCTTTAAAAACTATTGCACTTAAATATAAATCTCGGAAAGGCTCTAACACTCGCTTCTCCGCTTATCCACTCTCCCTCCTACTCAGTGAGATCGAGCTATGTCCGAGAAAAAGGCGAGGATATCCTGTATGTTGAACTCCAGATTGATCATGGCTCCCGCATAGCACTTCTGGATACGCTCCTCGAGGTAGTTGTACTGTGCAATGAACTCCTCCTGCATGGCATGCCACACCACCTGCAGCAAATTCTCCTCCTCGCTTAGGTGCTTGTCCACCTTCTTGTACAGGTTCTCCAGACCCTTCTTTACCTCACGCGCCGGATACTGGGCGATCACCTTCCGTAGCTCCTGTTTGGAGAAGGCCATTTGGTAGCTGATTTCGGTCTCCTTGACGCCCTGGCCCACCTTCAGTTGCACGCCCTCGAAGAATTGCTGAAAGACATCgaaaggaaagagagagatcaTTTAGAGATATGCGACATGCGACTGGGGGTCAATGACTGGCGTTCGCTTACATTCAACTTCTCCAGCGGCCTGCCAAAGTACTGAGTCACATACGCTTTAAGCGCATCGTTGTAGCGCGTCTTGGCCTCCTTTTTGAGGGCATCGAGGCCAGGGACCTTGAGCTGGGCCAGCAAGGCGTACATGTGATGGTAGTTCTCCATGCGCACCACCTGCGAGGGCGTCTTTGGGTGCTCCTGCGAGTGTAGGCTGATGCCCTCGAAGATAGCGTTGACCAGCTGCAGGTACCACTTCTCCATATCGGTACGGCGGTCCGATTTGCGAAAGATCCCCTCCGCCGTCTGGGCGAAGTTCTCAAAGTTCTCTACATAGGGCAGGATGGCCTTGGAGCGTTTATGCAGTTTGGCCTCCCGGATGgattgcagctgctgctgcataaACCGGTCAAAGTTGCGCTTCACCTGCACCAAAGCCGAGGCGAAGGTCATGCTGAGGAAGGAATGTGTGTCCTGGGCGGACATGACGTGCTGCGTTAGTCGCACAAGCACGTACAGGGAGTAGCTAGAAGAGAGTATTATTTAGCAATTGCAAGTGACAGATATTTTCATTCACTCACAAGCTATCCACCCGCTCAAAGCTCTGAATAAACGTGACCAGCTCCGGTTCAAGGCAGCCAAAGAGCCCCATCATCAGCTTCCTTACATCCTCGTTGATCTGCCGATCGATCCGCTTCTGCGGCACCCCCTCCGCTGTAGGCGATGCCGCCAACGCCGCTATTCCAGACTGCGACATGTCCACCGCTTTTTCCATATCCAGCGTGGTCTGCGTGTTCTTTGTCGTAGGACTGATCACATCCATTTGGAAGAAGTTGATGCAGAAAAGCTGCTCCTGCAGGGCGATGGGTTCCAGCTCGGCCAGGACCTTCTCCAGCAGGGCATCGAACCGCACACGGTCCGCGCTCTCCACACCGGGGCCCCACTGATCTCGGTTGATGCCAAGCGTACCGTAGGGAATGGTGGAGTCTGCCGACTTACGGGACGAGGTGGACATATCCAGATCCTCGCGAGAGCTGCGCAGCTTCTCCGAGACCTGCATCTTAGCCTAGGAGAGAAAAGGGAAACCATTAAAGCAAAGAATATTTAAAGAGGAAATCGAATCCTTACCAAGTTAAAAAAATTCCTCACATCCCTGTCATAGATTTTGCTCAGAGAAGCCGTGTATACCTTCATTAGACCATCATAGGTCTTGCGGTCCATGGCCTTTGTCCAGTGCATCAACTCTGTGTAGGGCGTCAGCTCTCGATGAACATTGGAGTGATTGGGCAGTGACAGATCGGTGTTTGTCAGCGGCATATCCCCAATCTCGTTGCCCAGATGGATGAACAGATTGTTCATGAACCGACTAACGGTGGCCGAGAACTTTTGTTTCCACTTCTCAAAGCGCTTTCGCTGATCCTGTACAGCCTCCAGCCGAAGCAGGGCCGGATCGATGTCGCTGTTCATGGCCTGCTGCAGGCACTGCGCCGCAGCAATGGCCACTTTGCGACCAGCCACAGTCTTCAGATCGGGCTCGTCCAGCGCCTGCTGTTGACTGTGCGGCAAGTCCAATTGGCTCTAAGGGATGCAATGATCGGATAAGTCAGATATAGATACACTTTCCTGCAGGTTCTTACGATAACTTTGTTGAGTTCCTTCATTAgtttgatgttgttgttgttggctaTTTCGATCATCGCATTCTTGCCGCCGATCTTCTCCATGGTCTCCTTCACATGCCCCAAGATATCTTCATAGGTGTCCAAGCGAGTCTCGAACTTATCCGCCTCGGATATGGCATTGTCAATGTGCTCCATCATCTTCATCACCTTCTGCTCGGACGCCAGCACACTTTGTATGTTGGCCTGTGCAGAAGACATCCCTTTAGAGAGCATCTGTTATAGAGGACCTCCTTCTACTTACCCCATCCAGATCGTGCAGTTCTCTAGACAATTGCTCTATGAACTGTTCCGCATCTTTGATGGCAAAATCACATTCGGAGAATAGTTTTCCCAGCTCATTGGCCTCCTTGTCGGTCAGCGCCGTAAACTCCtgggcctcctcctcctcgtcgtccTCGTCATCGGTGTGCTGGGTCTTCTGGGCTGCCCGACCCAGGGCCACCTTCTCCGGCGACTTCTCCGAGAGCCAGGCACTGGGAACGTTGCGAAACTCTGCCCGTGGACCGCGCACGTACTTCTGGATTTGTCTATTGAGGACGGCCAGGAAGTTTTGTCGCTCGTGCAGGTTGAGGGCATACCACTTGTAGAGCTTCTCCAATTGAATGTCGAACTCGTGCGTCTCGAACTGCTCGTTTCGCCCATCGACAGACTTTATCTCGTCGAGCTGCCAGCTGCGCTTCCTCTTGTACTCGGACTCCCGCTGCTCAGATTGCTTGACCAGGCACAAGGTGACCACGGGCACCGGCGGCGCTGTGGTCACCACGCACAGATAGCAGGGCTTCTTGTCTTTCTTCTTGACCACCGTCACCACTGAGAGGAGGCGTTCGCCGGAGGCCAGGAACAACTCCTTCTGCAGTATGTGTTTGATGTTGGCCAAGGCGCCAATGGACAGCATGGCTGGGGAATGTCTCGAGTAGCGCCGGGCAAAGCAATTGCTGCTAGAACCTAATTTACTTAGTGTTTTTGCAAATAATACGCCTCCACAGACATAGAACAGCTGTTCCCAGTAGCGGACTCGTCCATCTGGCAGCGCTGTCGGTATCGCACACTTTT contains:
- the LOC108150942 gene encoding exocyst complex component 1; this translates as MLSIGALANIKHILQKELFLASGERLLSVVTVVKKKDKKPCYLCVVTTAPPVPVVTLCLVKQSEQRESEYKRKRSWQLDEIKSVDGRNEQFETHEFDIQLEKLYKWYALNLHERQNFLAVLNRQIQKYVRGPRAEFRNVPSAWLSEKSPEKVALGRAAQKTQHTDDEDDEEEEAQEFTALTDKEANELGKLFSECDFAIKDAEQFIEQLSRELHDLDGANIQSVLASEQKVMKMMEHIDNAISEADKFETRLDTYEDILGHVKETMEKIGGKNAMIEIANNNNIKLMKELNKVISQLDLPHSQQQALDEPDLKTVAGRKVAIAAAQCLQQAMNSDIDPALLRLEAVQDQRKRFEKWKQKFSATVSRFMNNLFIHLGNEIGDMPLTNTDLSLPNHSNVHRELTPYTELMHWTKAMDRKTYDGLMKVYTASLSKIYDRDVRNFFNLAKMQVSEKLRSSREDLDMSTSSRKSADSTIPYGTLGINRDQWGPGVESADRVRFDALLEKVLAELEPIALQEQLFCINFFQMDVISPTTKNTQTTLDMEKAVDMSQSGIAALAASPTAEGVPQKRIDRQINEDVRKLMMGLFGCLEPELVTFIQSFERVDSFYSLYVLVRLTQHVMSAQDTHSFLSMTFASALVQVKRNFDRFMQQQLQSIREAKLHKRSKAILPYVENFENFAQTAEGIFRKSDRRTDMEKWYLQLVNAIFEGISLHSQEHPKTPSQVVRMENYHHMYALLAQLKVPGLDALKKEAKTRYNDALKAYVTQYFGRPLEKLNQFFEGVQLKVGQGVKETEISYQMAFSKQELRKVIAQYPAREVKKGLENLYKKVDKHLSEEENLLQVVWHAMQEEFIAQYNYLEERIQKCYAGAMINLEFNIQDILAFFSDIARSH